In one Oscillospiraceae bacterium genomic region, the following are encoded:
- the pgi_1 gene encoding glucose-6-phosphate isomerase, which produces MIQLDLSNLASFLPEDWLSSRAGALERAHALVQEGNGPGGDFTGWVRLPADYDKGEFARIQAAAAKIRADSQALVVIGIGGSYLGARAVVEALNSPNFNLTHKDGPAIYFAGNGLSTDALLETIEQVKDRDFSVNVISKSGTTTEPAVAFRIFKALLEEKYGKQGARARIYATTDAHKGALKGLADTEGYETFVVPDAVGGRYSVLTAVGLLPIAAAGVDVAALMDGARQAMEAYARPGLDNAAWQYAAARHALYEGGKRTEILVAYEPAMRFFCEWWKQLYGESEGKDGKGLFPASVEFTADLHSMGQFIQQGERIMFETVVRFAAPRGEIAIPDDPDNVDGLNFLSGKSLAYVAEQALRGTLLAHVDGGVPNILVGVDARDARSLGWLIYFFEYACGVSGYLLGVNPFDQPGVEAYKKNMFALLGKPGYEAQKAELESRL; this is translated from the coding sequence ACGCCCTGGTACAGGAGGGCAACGGCCCCGGCGGCGACTTCACCGGGTGGGTGCGCCTGCCCGCGGACTACGACAAGGGGGAGTTCGCCCGCATCCAGGCGGCCGCGGCCAAAATCCGCGCCGACTCCCAGGCCCTGGTAGTCATCGGCATCGGCGGCTCCTACCTGGGGGCCCGCGCCGTGGTGGAGGCCCTGAACTCCCCCAATTTCAACCTGACCCACAAGGACGGCCCGGCCATTTACTTCGCGGGCAACGGCCTGTCCACCGACGCTCTGCTGGAGACCATCGAGCAGGTGAAGGACAGGGACTTCTCCGTCAACGTCATCTCCAAGTCGGGCACCACCACCGAGCCCGCCGTGGCCTTCCGCATCTTCAAGGCTTTGCTGGAGGAGAAATACGGCAAGCAGGGGGCCCGCGCGCGCATCTACGCCACCACCGACGCCCACAAGGGCGCCCTGAAGGGCCTGGCCGACACCGAGGGGTATGAGACCTTCGTGGTGCCCGACGCGGTGGGCGGGCGCTACAGCGTGCTCACCGCCGTGGGCCTGCTGCCCATCGCCGCCGCGGGGGTGGACGTCGCCGCCCTCATGGACGGCGCCCGCCAGGCCATGGAGGCGTACGCCCGCCCCGGCCTGGACAACGCCGCCTGGCAGTACGCCGCCGCCCGCCACGCCCTGTACGAGGGCGGCAAGCGCACCGAAATCCTGGTGGCCTACGAGCCCGCCATGCGCTTTTTCTGCGAGTGGTGGAAGCAGCTCTACGGCGAAAGCGAGGGCAAGGACGGCAAGGGCCTCTTCCCCGCCAGCGTGGAGTTCACCGCCGACCTGCACTCCATGGGCCAGTTCATCCAGCAGGGCGAGCGCATTATGTTCGAGACCGTGGTCCGCTTCGCCGCCCCCCGGGGGGAGATCGCCATCCCCGACGACCCGGACAACGTGGACGGGCTCAACTTCCTGTCCGGCAAGTCCCTGGCCTACGTGGCCGAACAGGCCCTGCGGGGCACCCTGCTGGCCCACGTGGACGGCGGCGTGCCCAACATCCTGGTGGGCGTGGATGCCCGGGACGCGCGCAGCCTGGGGTGGCTCATCTACTTCTTCGAGTACGCCTGCGGCGTGTCCGGCTACCTGCTGGGCGTGAACCCCTTCGACCAGCCCGGCGTGGAGGCCTACAAGAAGAATATGTTCGCCCTGCTTGGCAAGCCGGGGTACGAGGCGCAGAAGGCCGAGCTGGAGTCCAGGCTATAA
- a CDS encoding amino acid ABC transporter substrate-binding protein, with protein MKKAKRLAALVLGAAMLFTCALSGCGGGNAEGDGGGAAAATTSKLDQIMDAGKIVVGVNPPGEPICFYDDKGELIGYDIDWAKKLAETLGVEIEFVDVNGETRLSAVTSGRVDLIFANITGNLERAKTINFSMPYLRTGIKMLTAQGSKYHTISDLNTPDATIALAAGTTMEALVLEQAPNCKITYVDSLPEQVLALQQGKCDAVLEDGTSIDYLAGQNEGLEAQPTVYTSDPICIGYIKGDPDLARYLDMFVSTMISNGFQADTYEKWFGSPYTGTLTTIW; from the coding sequence ATGAAAAAGGCGAAAAGACTAGCGGCTCTGGTACTGGGCGCGGCCATGCTCTTCACCTGCGCGCTCTCGGGCTGCGGCGGCGGGAACGCGGAGGGCGACGGCGGCGGCGCGGCCGCGGCCACCACCTCCAAGCTGGACCAGATCATGGACGCGGGCAAGATCGTGGTGGGCGTCAACCCCCCCGGCGAGCCCATCTGCTTCTACGACGACAAGGGCGAGCTCATCGGCTACGACATCGACTGGGCCAAAAAGCTGGCCGAGACCCTGGGCGTGGAGATTGAGTTTGTGGACGTGAACGGCGAGACCCGCCTGAGCGCCGTCACCTCCGGCCGCGTGGACCTGATCTTCGCCAACATCACCGGCAACCTGGAGCGGGCCAAGACCATCAACTTCTCCATGCCCTACCTGCGCACCGGCATCAAGATGCTCACCGCGCAGGGCTCCAAGTACCACACCATCTCCGACCTGAACACCCCCGACGCCACCATCGCCCTGGCCGCCGGCACCACCATGGAGGCCCTGGTGCTGGAGCAGGCCCCCAACTGCAAGATCACCTATGTGGACTCCCTGCCCGAGCAGGTGCTGGCCCTCCAGCAGGGCAAGTGCGACGCTGTGCTGGAGGACGGCACCAGCATCGACTACCTGGCCGGCCAGAACGAGGGCCTGGAGGCCCAGCCCACCGTCTACACCTCCGACCCCATCTGCATCGGCTACATCAAGGGCGACCCCGACCTGGCCCGCTACCTGGATATGTTCGTCTCCACCATGATCTCCAACGGCTTCCAGGCCGATACCTACGAGAAGTGGTTCGGCTCCCCCTACACCGGCACTCTGACCACGATCTGGTAA
- a CDS encoding transglutaminase, translating into MTKNEDFAHLTGALPGDIARRKAAGDLEGALRLIEARLASGGQPELAPLLRAEALRIRRLPQDYPYSRAEALALLRAEWPELTGGQFDALVDAGRIDWRYVDGAPHYHERFVESLRIYPKEAPGLRPEPAPDNAQRDAVLARMRSEGSLTARLTIRATIRAGIDTAGREVQAWLPLPAACPQQSEIEILEAAPGGVCAPEDAPQRTIWWNCRGRGEFTVTYRYLHRAVCTDPASITPDPVQPTFDTGEQAPHIVFTPYLRALCARITAGCAGPVEKARAVYDYVTGHVDYRYQPAYVQLDCIADTCARELRGDCGVMALLFITLCRIAGIPARWQSGLAARPGHTGPHDWAMFYVAPHGWLWADCSFGSSARRNGETERRAHYFGSLDPWRMVANSAFYAPLTPPDPDWRQDPYDNQQGELTVDGRGLDCPELERTQELLEFELLE; encoded by the coding sequence ATGACGAAAAACGAGGATTTTGCCCACCTCACCGGCGCCCTGCCCGGCGACATCGCCCGGCGCAAGGCCGCGGGGGATCTGGAGGGGGCGCTGCGGCTCATCGAAGCCCGCCTGGCCTCCGGGGGCCAGCCCGAGCTGGCCCCCCTGCTGCGGGCGGAGGCGCTGCGCATCCGCCGCCTGCCCCAGGACTACCCCTACAGCCGGGCGGAGGCCCTGGCCCTGCTGCGCGCCGAGTGGCCGGAGCTGACCGGCGGGCAGTTCGACGCCCTGGTGGACGCGGGGCGCATCGACTGGCGCTATGTGGACGGCGCGCCCCACTACCACGAGCGCTTTGTGGAGTCCCTGCGCATCTATCCAAAGGAGGCCCCCGGCCTGAGGCCGGAGCCCGCGCCGGACAACGCCCAGCGGGACGCGGTCCTGGCCCGGATGCGCTCGGAGGGCTCCCTCACCGCCCGGCTCACCATCCGGGCCACGATCCGCGCCGGGATCGACACGGCGGGGCGGGAGGTGCAGGCCTGGCTCCCCCTCCCCGCCGCCTGCCCCCAGCAGAGTGAGATTGAAATTCTGGAGGCCGCCCCCGGCGGGGTGTGCGCCCCGGAGGACGCGCCCCAACGCACCATTTGGTGGAACTGCCGGGGCCGCGGGGAATTTACGGTGACCTACCGCTACCTCCACCGGGCGGTCTGCACCGACCCGGCCTCCATCACCCCCGACCCGGTGCAGCCCACCTTCGACACCGGGGAGCAGGCCCCCCACATCGTGTTCACCCCCTACCTGCGCGCCCTGTGCGCCCGGATTACCGCGGGCTGCGCCGGCCCTGTGGAGAAGGCGCGGGCCGTCTACGACTACGTCACCGGCCACGTGGACTACCGCTACCAGCCCGCCTACGTGCAGCTGGACTGCATCGCGGACACCTGTGCTCGGGAGCTGCGGGGGGACTGCGGCGTGATGGCCCTGCTCTTCATCACCCTGTGCCGCATCGCGGGGATCCCCGCCCGGTGGCAGAGCGGCCTGGCCGCCCGCCCCGGCCACACCGGCCCCCACGACTGGGCCATGTTCTACGTGGCGCCCCACGGCTGGCTCTGGGCGGACTGCTCCTTCGGCTCCTCCGCCCGCCGCAACGGCGAGACGGAGCGCCGGGCCCACTACTTCGGCAGCCTGGACCCCTGGCGCATGGTGGCCAACAGCGCCTTTTACGCCCCCCTCACCCCGCCCGACCCGGACTGGCGGCAGGACCCCTACGACAACCAGCAGGGGGAGCTGACGGTGGACGGCCGGGGCCTGGACTGCCCCGAGCTGGAGCGCACCCAGGAGCTGCTGGAATTCGAGCTGCTGGAATAA
- a CDS encoding arginine ABC transporter ATP-binding protein, producing the protein MAMIEVKGITKRFGELTVLREFSVSFDQEGVTVLLGPSGTGKSTLLRCINGLEKIDGGDILVDGLSVKEKKNLRQIRLTCGMVFQQTVLFPHMDVLDNLIMSPIRLLKTPRAEAVEKARFYLDKVGLSSKEHSRHNELSGGEQQRIAIARALMMNPKALLLDEITSALDPEMTREVLNILEELAADGVCMLCVTHEMSFAKDVASRILFLDGGQLVCDSTKNEFFSQVRQENERISKFLSFIGE; encoded by the coding sequence ATGGCAATGATCGAAGTTAAGGGCATCACCAAGCGCTTCGGGGAGCTGACGGTGCTGCGCGAGTTCAGCGTCTCCTTCGACCAGGAGGGCGTCACCGTGCTGCTGGGCCCCAGCGGCACCGGCAAGAGCACGCTGCTGCGCTGCATCAACGGCCTGGAAAAAATCGACGGCGGCGACATCCTGGTGGACGGCCTTTCGGTGAAGGAGAAGAAGAACCTGCGCCAGATCCGCCTGACCTGCGGCATGGTCTTTCAGCAGACCGTGCTCTTCCCCCATATGGACGTGCTGGACAACCTGATTATGAGTCCCATCCGCCTGCTCAAGACCCCCAGGGCCGAGGCGGTGGAGAAGGCCCGGTTCTATCTGGACAAGGTGGGCCTGTCCTCCAAGGAGCACTCCCGGCACAACGAGCTCTCCGGCGGCGAGCAGCAGCGCATCGCCATCGCCCGGGCCCTGATGATGAACCCCAAGGCCCTGCTGCTGGACGAGATTACCTCCGCCCTGGATCCCGAGATGACACGGGAGGTGCTCAACATCCTGGAGGAACTGGCCGCCGACGGGGTGTGCATGCTCTGCGTCACCCACGAGATGTCCTTTGCCAAGGACGTGGCCAGCCGTATCCTGTTCCTGGACGGCGGGCAGCTGGTGTGCGACTCCACCAAAAACGAGTTTTTCAGCCAGGTGCGCCAGGAGAACGAGCGCATCTCCAAATTCCTCAGCTTTATCGGCGAATAA
- the hrb gene encoding high molecular weight rubredoxin — MDMKTFFDMSYGLFILGAVKDGRPTGCTVNTVFQITSEPPTLAISLNHQNYTNEVLKQTGRVCVNVLDQEAAMDVIGTFGFRSGRDADKFAAVPHHMTEGGLPVLDEHVCGWFECRMKTSIELSTHTLFIVEVVDAQRCGAGRVPPMTYEYYRLNKNGTVPKTAPHYIAPEQLEEAPAADKWVCSLCGYEYDGSQGPFEDLPDDWKCPLCGAPKSLFVKKQA, encoded by the coding sequence ATGGATATGAAGACCTTTTTTGACATGAGCTACGGACTGTTCATCCTGGGCGCGGTGAAGGACGGCCGCCCTACCGGCTGCACCGTCAACACCGTGTTCCAGATCACCAGCGAGCCCCCCACCCTGGCCATCAGCCTCAACCACCAGAACTACACCAACGAGGTCTTGAAGCAGACCGGCCGGGTGTGCGTCAACGTGCTGGACCAGGAGGCCGCCATGGACGTCATCGGCACCTTCGGCTTCCGCTCCGGCCGGGACGCCGACAAGTTCGCCGCCGTCCCCCACCATATGACGGAAGGCGGCCTGCCCGTGCTGGACGAGCACGTGTGCGGGTGGTTCGAGTGCCGGATGAAGACCTCCATCGAGCTGTCCACCCACACCCTGTTCATCGTGGAGGTGGTGGACGCCCAGCGCTGCGGCGCGGGCAGGGTGCCCCCCATGACCTACGAGTACTACCGCCTGAACAAGAACGGCACCGTGCCCAAGACCGCCCCCCACTATATCGCCCCCGAGCAGCTGGAGGAGGCCCCCGCCGCCGACAAGTGGGTGTGCTCTCTGTGCGGGTACGAGTACGACGGCAGCCAGGGCCCCTTCGAGGACCTGCCCGACGACTGGAAATGCCCCCTGTGCGGCGCGCCCAAATCCCTGTTTGTGAAAAAGCAGGCGTAG
- a CDS encoding glutamine ABC transporter permease, which yields MDNYVIGQYAQFVVGDLGRLFQGAGVTLSITLISIFLGTLLGIFLGIVRCSKNKVIRFLPLIIMEPLRNSPLVVQLFLVYYGLPVVAGILLDQYPAAIITLSLNTAAFFGVLVHNSISAIPQGQWEAGYALGHGKISTFLHVITRQAFRLLIPQAITLYIGQLQCSSIVALISMKDIARVGQLLSVRTLQPFLVWGIVFAMYYIVSFPLARLANYLEKRVSYSY from the coding sequence ATGGATAACTACGTCATCGGCCAATACGCCCAATTCGTGGTGGGCGACCTGGGGCGGCTGTTCCAGGGCGCCGGGGTCACGCTGAGCATCACACTGATCTCCATCTTCCTGGGCACCCTGCTGGGGATTTTCCTGGGCATCGTCCGCTGCTCCAAGAATAAGGTAATCCGCTTCCTGCCCCTGATCATCATGGAGCCGCTGCGCAACTCCCCCCTGGTGGTCCAGCTCTTCCTGGTCTACTACGGCCTGCCCGTGGTGGCGGGCATCCTGCTGGACCAGTACCCCGCCGCCATCATCACCCTGTCCCTGAACACCGCCGCCTTCTTCGGGGTGCTGGTGCACAACTCCATCTCCGCCATCCCCCAGGGCCAGTGGGAGGCGGGCTACGCCCTGGGCCACGGCAAGATCTCCACCTTCCTGCACGTCATCACCAGGCAGGCCTTCCGGCTGCTGATCCCCCAGGCCATCACCCTGTACATCGGCCAGCTCCAGTGCTCCTCCATCGTGGCCCTGATCAGCATGAAGGACATCGCCCGGGTGGGCCAGCTCCTCTCCGTGCGCACCCTCCAGCCCTTCCTGGTGTGGGGCATCGTGTTCGCCATGTACTACATCGTCTCCTTCCCCCTGGCGCGGCTGGCCAACTACCTGGAAAAGCGCGTGAGCTATTCCTACTGA
- a CDS encoding ABC transporter permease, with translation MYKLNFRFLQNPMYQGYLITGIKNTLIITVCCMVFGFLLGLVIALCRRSRLKPLRAFGFVWVDILRNTPFLVQLFFFYYGLPELGIQTDPLITAIIALSINTSAVNCEVIRAGLMAVKKGYYECASALGYSPLQTIRHVVLPISLRVSFKPLVNNFVNLVLTTSVAFSVSVMELMGAGKIINGRVDKPFEIYVMLLLIYCVFTFLISIVSKAVDRKIAIQL, from the coding sequence ATGTATAAATTGAATTTCAGGTTCCTGCAAAACCCCATGTACCAGGGCTACCTGATCACCGGCATCAAAAACACGCTGATCATCACCGTGTGCTGCATGGTGTTCGGGTTTCTGCTGGGTCTGGTCATCGCCCTGTGCCGGCGCTCCAGGCTCAAGCCCCTGCGGGCCTTCGGCTTCGTGTGGGTGGACATACTGCGCAACACCCCCTTCCTGGTCCAGCTCTTCTTTTTCTACTACGGCCTGCCCGAGCTGGGCATCCAGACCGACCCGCTGATTACCGCCATCATCGCCCTGAGCATCAACACCTCCGCCGTCAACTGCGAGGTCATCCGGGCGGGGCTTATGGCGGTGAAGAAGGGCTACTACGAGTGCGCCTCCGCACTGGGGTACTCCCCCCTCCAGACCATCCGCCACGTGGTGCTCCCCATCTCCCTGCGGGTGTCCTTCAAGCCCCTGGTCAACAACTTCGTCAACCTGGTGCTCACCACCTCGGTGGCCTTCTCGGTGTCCGTCATGGAGCTGATGGGGGCGGGCAAGATCATCAACGGCCGGGTGGACAAGCCCTTTGAAATCTACGTCATGCTGCTGCTCATTTACTGCGTGTTCACGTTCCTGATCTCTATCGTCTCCAAGGCGGTCGACCGTAAGATCGCCATACAGCTCTAG
- the ydeC_1 gene encoding putative HTH-type transcriptional regulator YdeC, whose amino-acid sequence MYQLKLKENRSEVIPYPSPCMHIRGYRGRLYEYPDRQVAAHWHSELEFLLVEAGNAVYRVNGTDYPMAAGDGLFINSNRLHSGASMNGGDFIYAVLQVPPAFFSENPYIATQYLNPLICTESLDSLLLRQGEPWQAAMLERIDQLIRVNLERPEFYELETMRDMYAVLEDLYRHAVPRQILRSTQSAGVAALMQMLAYIQAHFDQRLQLKDIAGAGAMCQSKCCALFKKFLRQSPFTYLQNFRIQKSFLLLSNSQMSVTDVACACGFSGASYFIEVFRRSTGLTPGEFRRRLPDGTFTQEAMNCAILPSPPAAPQA is encoded by the coding sequence ATGTACCAGCTCAAGCTGAAGGAGAACCGCTCCGAGGTGATTCCCTACCCCTCCCCCTGTATGCACATACGGGGGTACCGCGGCAGGCTGTACGAGTATCCCGACCGCCAGGTGGCCGCCCACTGGCACAGCGAGCTGGAATTTCTGCTGGTGGAGGCGGGCAACGCGGTCTACCGGGTCAACGGCACGGACTACCCCATGGCCGCGGGGGACGGGCTGTTCATCAACTCCAACCGCCTCCACTCGGGCGCGTCCATGAACGGGGGCGACTTCATCTACGCCGTGCTCCAGGTGCCCCCCGCCTTCTTCTCCGAGAATCCCTACATCGCCACCCAGTACCTCAACCCCCTGATCTGCACCGAGAGCCTGGACAGCCTGCTGCTCCGCCAGGGGGAGCCCTGGCAGGCCGCCATGCTGGAGCGCATCGACCAGCTCATCCGGGTCAACCTGGAGCGCCCGGAGTTCTACGAGCTGGAGACCATGCGGGACATGTACGCGGTGCTGGAGGACCTCTACCGCCACGCCGTGCCCCGGCAGATCCTGCGCAGCACCCAGTCGGCCGGGGTGGCCGCCCTGATGCAGATGCTGGCCTATATCCAGGCCCATTTCGATCAGCGCCTCCAGCTCAAGGACATCGCGGGGGCCGGGGCCATGTGCCAGAGCAAGTGCTGCGCCCTCTTCAAAAAATTCCTCCGCCAGAGCCCCTTCACCTATTTACAGAATTTCCGCATCCAGAAGAGCTTTCTGCTGCTGTCCAACTCCCAGATGAGCGTCACCGACGTGGCCTGCGCCTGCGGCTTCAGCGGGGCCAGCTACTTTATCGAGGTCTTCCGCCGCAGCACCGGCCTCACCCCGGGGGAGTTCCGCCGCCGCCTGCCCGACGGCACCTTCACCCAGGAGGCCATGAACTGCGCCATCCTCCCCTCGCCCCCCGCCGCGCCCCAGGCGTAA